The genome window TATTTCATTGCAGCCAAGTCCGAAAGTCAGTTCCAACAGTTTCCGCTGTCGTCCGTTGGATGAAATGAAAGAAGCTATTGTCAAAGACTATCTGGATAATCGTACTGGTCTTTTGAATAGTAAAATGTATGACCTAGTGCCTCCATTTGCCGATGCGAGTGTCAATCTGCCTATGTTAGCAGGGGACGAAGGGACAGCTGGCCGGACTCATTCATACGAAGAAAGCGTGTTGACAGCCATTTTAGAGGGAGTGGAGCGGCACTGCGGTTTAGGGCCACGTGGCAAACGGACAGTAGTACATGATAGTTTTCGTAACCTGGAAAATCAAGCACTCAATCCATTAAAGGTAGGTGTACACGCAAAGGAACAATATGCGCAGCGCGGTTTTCCATTTAAATCGTTTGATCCTGACCGTTCGATTAATTGGGTATGGGGTTATTCGTTGTTAGAAGAGCGTCCCATACTGGTACCTGAGCTCCTTGCCTATTATAGTGTTGGACACAGGTCGCAAGGTTTTATCTATGAAACTTCCAATGGCTGTGCGCTAGGGGGAAGTTTAGAGGAGGCCATTTTCTACGGAATTATGGAAGTGGTCGAGCGTGATTCATTCCTGATGACATGGTACGCGAAGCTGAATCTTCCGCGGCTGGATCCTTTTACAGCTGACGACCAGGAGTTGGAATTAATGGTCGAACGGATGCGAGCGGTTGCTGGGTATGATTTGTATTTGTATAATTCCACGATGGAACATGGTATTCCAAGTATTTGGGCAATGGCTAAAAACAGAAAGGAAAAGGGATTGAATCTCATCTGTGCAGCCGGAGCTCATCTGGATCCGGTACGGGCGGTGAAAAGCGCAGTTCACGAGCTTGCCGGCATGATGCTGAACCTTGATGAAAATTTTGAGGAGAACCAGGAGGAATATGAAAGAATGCTGCATGATTCTTCCTTAGTTAGACAGATGAGTGACCACGGCATGCTTTACGGTTTGCCGCAAGCAGAAGAGCGCTTAAGTTTTTTGCTTGACAACAATGACCCAATGCGGACGTTTAAGGAGGAGTTTAAGTGGAAGTCGAATCATACGGATCTTACCGATGATTTGCAAGACATACTTCAGGTGTTCCGTCAGTTAAACCTAGATGTAATTATAGTAGACCAGTCGACACCGGAAACGATACGAAACAGATTACATTGCGTAAAAGTACTGATTCCGGGGATGCTGCCGATGACATTCGGGCATCACCTTACTCGTCTGACTGGGCTTGAGAGGGTACTCCAGGTCCCTATGGAGCTAAGGTTTACGAATAAACCATTGACACCAGAACAACTCAATCCATATCCACACCCGTTTCCTTAACCAGTGATTAGGAGGTAGAGGATGAGTCTGGAAGAATTTTTGCATAACCTTCATTTTAATATTGATAAGGCAAATCAGCCGAACTGGGAAGTGAATTGGGAAGATGCACCTCTTGCATATAAACTCTATCGTGGATTACCGGTTGTTCCATTGTCCACGGAAGTACCGCTGACGCTTACTGGAGGAGAACCTCCCGCAAGACTGGACCTGAATAGAGTCGGTCATTTTCTCTGGTATGTATTCGGTTTTACTCAATTGAGCCAATCCGTCTTTCCAAAGGATTCCACAGAACAAGATTCTTTCCCTTTGCAGTCGTATCGGCGGTTTGCTCCTTCTGGCGGGGCGCTGTATCCTAACGAATTGTACGTGTATTTGAAGGTAGAGGGACTCCCAGATGGAGTATATCATTATGATGTAGCACACCATAGTCTGGTGTTACTGAGGGAAGGGAATTTCGATTCCTATTTAGCCAGGGCTTTGGGCAATCGGTGTGACATCTCCTCGTGTTTTGGTATTGTCTTTGTGTCGACAATGTTCTGGAAAAATTTCTTTAAATACAACAACTTTGCGTATCGACTTCAAGGGTTGGATGCTGGTGTGCTGATTGGACAGTTAATGGAGGTATCGAAAAGGTTTGGCTTCGCGTCAGGTGTGTACTTTCAATTTCTTGATAACGCAATCAATCATCTGCTTGGACTATCGGAACTGGAGGAGAGCGTATATAGTGTAATCCCGCTATCGGTGGAAGCCACTATCTGGTCTGCTAACGGAAGGGATCTATACAAAAATATTATATCGGAAGAATTGAAACAAGAGCTGCCAGCAATTCAACCAGAACATATCGAGCGGTCACTTAGTGTCAGAGAATATCCGATGATAACTGCTATGAATGAAGCCTCTAAACTGGATTCCACATCTTCATTTCGGGTGATCGTGGGAAGGGAAGTTCCTGAACGTGTGGAGCGTACGATGGCATTGCCTCAAGTAAAGCCCCTGTCGTATGATCTGGCCGAGGCTTGCGGGAACCGATTTTCTCCCGACATGGATTTCAATTTAGGGAAGGTTAGTCAACAACAACTGGCCACCCTTCTTCAAGAGGCAACGGCTTCTTTTTCATACAGAAATGATTTGGATGAAGCATATAGGAGTAATGGCCCTCGTGTAACAATTCACAGCTGTTTATATAATGTCGAAGGTATTTCAAATGGGGCTTACTATTATGACAGCGCAAAGCATATATTAAGAGAAATATGCCCTGGAGACCATCGACTCCATTTGCAGACTGGAATGTCTCTGGATAATGTGAATTTGCTCCAAGTGCCACTTTGCCTGCATGTAGCTGGTGATAAGGAATTCTATAAAACAGAACTAGGATACAGGGGTTACCGAATCCAACAGATGGAAGCAGGCATGCTCGTGCAACGATTGCTTTTGGCTGCATCAGCTCTTGGGATGGGAGGGCACCCGCTTCTCGGATTTGACGCGAATTTGAGTGATGAACTCTATAAAATGAATCAAAAAGGAAAGACTAGCCTAATCCAAATCCCAATTGGTCCCTATCGTCCTCGTCCTTGGCTGAGGGGAAGCTTGCACAGCTAATAGAGTTTAATATTGAGGAAAAGCTACTTATCATACATTTTTTTCAGTTATCTAATTAGTTAACAACTATTTAATAAATGCTCATATTTTTTCTCTGTTTTAGATAGTCATTAATGGGCGGCAGGATGTAACAAGCATCTAAAACCATTATGTCTCAACGTTTTAAAGGTCATGAGTCTAACTCATGACCTTTTTCTCACCTTATTTACATATTAAATTCGCTTTCTAGGCTGAATTATTAACTATTGTTATCCTCCTATTTTCAGAGCCTTTTTCCCATTTTGGAGGTCTTGAGAAACTTGTTCTTTGATATCATATGCATGATACATCTCTTTTTCTATCATGAATTGTGCAATTTTATCATGCAGGTCAATCGCGATTTCTAATTCTTTTTTTAATACTTTTTTAACTTCAGGTGTTGCTGTCTCTGTAATAGCTACTGCCAATGATCTTACACCGGATTTAGCAGACAGCAGCAGGTCAGTTGCGATTGTTTGGTCATCAATAATCTCTTTAATATTATTTAACTTTTCCGTTTTAGTAGCCATGTATATCCTCCTTCTATGCCTTTTTCAAAATTTTTGATAGTTCTTTGACCGAGTTAGTGGATGCTTCAACATCTTCTTTTAATATCTTCTTTAAATCTTTATCTTTTACAAGTTCTAGCATAGCTGTGCCTTTCTTTAAACAGGACGTTTTAAATAACAATATTTCGTGTACTTCTAATTTTTCATGCATGGCAAGGTCAAGTTCTTTTGTAGCCATAGATAAATCCCTCCTATTTCTATTGCTCATTATATTTGGATTTGTACCCGATTTCCTAATATGTAAACAAGAAAAAGAATAGAAGACAGATACTACATAAATATCTCAGATAGATAAAAATAGAGCTTTGATTTGAACAAAGCTGAAACTTGAAATAAAAGCATGTTTAACTGTTAATCTAAAATCACAGGTTTCCTCTTTGCAGGAATTACAATAGGAAGATTAAATTTTAACTTGAAGGGTAAATATTAGTATCTATCTTTTAAAAAATGATTTAAATAGCGAGGAGTAGAATAAATGAACATCTTATTGACATCAACTGCGAGAAGAATTGACTTTGTAGGATTTTTTCAGGATGCTTTAAAAGATGCTGGCATCGACGGGGAAATAATTGCTGCAGATCCTGAATATAATGCCCCATCGCTCCAAGCAGGGAACGAAAACTATGTAATTCCACAGCAAACAGATACAAATTATATGGAAGCAATAATTGAGATTTGTAAGAAACATCATGTGGACTGTCTCGTCCCATTAAATGATTGGGAAGTACCGGATATATCTGCACATAAAAAAGAACTGGAGGAATTAGGTGTATCTGTATTCGCACCAGATTCCAATATTGTCGAAAAAGTAAGGGACAAGGGAAAGTACCAGGAGCTGCTGGATCCGCTGGACGTTAAGACTCCGCTCTCCTATTTTACTGTTGAAGATGCAAAGAAGGCATTGGAAAAACAAGAAGTATCCTTTCCGTTAATCGTGAAGCCCCGTAATGGATCGGCTTCAATAGGCATTGAAATTATCGATAATGTAGAGGATATGGAATTTGCCTATCAGCATGCCGTTCGAAAGATTAAAGAAAGCCCATTGGATGACGCGACATCCAAAGAACCTGAGGACAATGTCATTATTCAGGAAGTGATAGTAGGAGATAAATTTAGTGTCGATATGTTTAACGATTTAAATGGCCGTTTTCTTACCTGTTTCGCTCGGAAGCAATTAGGTATGAGGGGCGGAGATATTGACAGGTGCATTACGGTAAATATCCCGGAATTAACAGACATCGCACAGCGATTAGGCGAAAGCTTTGGCCATGCAGGTTATATGAACACGGATGTTTATTTCAATGGTACCGATTATTACGTTATTGACATCAATCCCCGATTTGGCGGCGGCTATGCATTTACCCATTTAGCAGGAGCGGATATTCCAGCTGCGATTATAGCACTAACCGCTGGGAAAGAGGTACAAGAGGCTTGGCTGCATCAAAAACCTGATATCGAGCTAGCACGACATGATATTGTTGTTCCAATAAATAAACAAAAGGTGAGGCAAGCACTTGAAGAATAACATTCAAAGTGAAACATTTGATGAAGCTTTAATAAATACAGGAGGGATAAAATGAGCGATCCAATCCCCTTATTAGAAGAGCTAATAAAAATAGACAGCTCTACTAAAGCTGGTGCGAACAAAGCAATTTCCTATTGTGAACAGTGGTTAACAGACCACGGTCTCCCCGTAATAAAATTAGAGAATCAAGGATTTCACATGCTCGTTTGTGAAATAGGTCAAGGTGATCGAACGATCGTATTAAACGGACATATCGATGTTATTGAAGCAGAGGAAAGGCAGTTCCAACCCTATATCAAAGATGGAAAAATGTACGGCCGCGGTGCAGTCGATATGAAAGCAGGAGTCGCTGCATCCATGTTGGCAGCAGCACAATTGAAAGACAGTGACTTAACATCCCGGGTCATGCTTCAAATCGTTCCAGACGAAGAGACCGGCGGCATTAACGGAACCAAATATTTAACAGAGAAAGGCTATTTGGGAGATTTTATTATTTGTGGTGAACCAACAAATATGGGGATTGCTATCCAATCTAAAGGCGTGCTTCAGCTCGATATTATCGTCCAGGGGAAACCTGCTCATGGGAGTCGTCCATGGGAAGGCGCGAATGCAATCACCAAAGCGATTAGTCTCTATGAAGAAATTTTAGAGCTTCCTTTTGCACAAGAAAGCACCCCTATGTTTAATCGGCCATCTATCAATCTCGCGAAAATTCAAGGAGGAACCGTCTATAATAAGGTACCCGATCTATGTGAAATTTCTCTGGATATCAGATATCTGCCAGACCAATCTCCTGAGGATATCGTTCAACAGATTCAGGCAATAACAGACAGCACCGTAACAACTCATATGCTCAATAATCCGGTCAAAACAAAAGCAGACAATCCTTATGTAGAAGCATTGGGCGAATCAATTAAGCGAATTACCCAGCTCGAAAAAGTAAACATTTTCGGTCAACACGGTTCCAACGATGGTCAGTTTTTCACCGAGTACGGAGGTTCGGCCGTAGAATTTGGGCCTGTTGGCAGCGACTGGCATGGGGAGAACGAAATGGTTGATGTTGATTCAGTGAGAGAGTATCAGGAGGTGCTGGTGGATTTTATTTTGTCTTTGGATGATAATTATTCAAAAACTCACCGATGATTATATTTTTAAAGGTACAGAAAAAGGTCCTCGCATATAATGATGGTTATGTGAATTATTTACGGGTTATAAAATTTTTGGAGAGGTCTTTCACTAAGTTACTAAACTTATTGTAAGCCTCTTTTTTCTGTTCTTTATCATGTGGGGCGTAAACTTAGAAAGTTGTAATAAAATCATACAAAATCGTCTGGTTAAAAATCTGCAAATTTAGTACTAAAAGAGATTCCCCTAAACAAAGTGGAATCTCTTAAAAAAACACCTTCATATCTAATCTTCAACTTCTAAAAGAAAGACTTTTTCTACATAGCTTCCATGTTTCTCAGCTTTAAGAGAACGAATTTCTTCTACTTTTTCCATGGAAGATCCGTGAACATCTTTCACCAAAGTATTGATGATTTCTAATAGATCAGCGATCTCTTCCAATGCATCTTCCTTTGTTGCTGCATGCTGGTATTCTTCTACTTCTTCAAATAATTTTTTCTTCAGTTCCAAAATATAACGATCCTGATTTAGTGTTTCTGTTTTACAATCTTTACCGGAGTCTTCGATGATCTCCGGAATACGGTCACGTACGAGTTTATTATAGGTTGTCATAGGAACACTCCTTTTAGTTGTTCATTTTTACTGTTTCACTTTTTCCCTTTTGGTAAACATAGAAAAGGAAAATATTAGTGAATCATTCTTAAATTAGAAGGATTTATGATTTAGAACCTTTTAAATTTAGCTATCTCTTATTCCTTTCATACATGTAGTTTTTTGCACCTACTCTAAAGATTGATAATTTGTTAGGGTAATATTAATAAGGCAATTTGATAAAATTTCAATTGAAAGAGGACCACGGGGACAGGCACTTAAGACCACTTTAAAGAGATTAGAGTAGGTCACTTCAACCATGTCCTTGTGGCCCTTCGTCTAGAGAACCGTCCCAATTTATCACAGGTTACGAGTTGTAGAAACCACTTTGCATGAAGTTTAAGTTTATCTGTGAATGGATAATTTGGCCTCTAATTTCACCAGCAGATTCAGTTCCATCTAAACTTTTTGGGGGAGAGTCTTCATGGCTTTTACAAATGCCATTTCGGGGCGGAGTTAAGCGAAGGTAGGGCAGGTTTTTTGAGAGTTGTTTACAAGCGGGTTTTCATTTTAGCTTGAGAATAAAGTTTTGAAAGAGCGTTTGAGGTAGGTTCTAAGAAAAACAGGGATACCCTTTACTATCAGGGGGCATCCCTTGATTTTATTTTACAAGGGTTTATGCTTTGTATTAATAAAAAGTTTTGCAGATCAAGTGATACGAAAAAGTTGAGAAAATGGGGAGGGTGTAAGACTTTATTCAAAAGCGACTGATTGATGGAGTCTAAAGTATCTTTGGCGCTTTCTTAGTAAATAAAATCAGAAAGGATGATAATGTGTCAGAAATAAAAGATGAAATCATTTTAAGAGGGCTTAAAGAAAATAACTTAAAAAATGTAGATTTAAATATACCGAAAGAAAAAATCATCGTATTTACTGGTCTTTCAGGCTCAGGAAAGAGCTCGGTTGTTTTTGATACATTAGCAACAGAAAGCAGAAGACAAATGACTTTGAACTATCCTCACTATGTTAGATATCAAATGCCAAGGTACGAAAGGCCTCATGCTGAC of Oceanobacillus zhaokaii contains these proteins:
- a CDS encoding SagB family peptide dehydrogenase — encoded protein: MSLEEFLHNLHFNIDKANQPNWEVNWEDAPLAYKLYRGLPVVPLSTEVPLTLTGGEPPARLDLNRVGHFLWYVFGFTQLSQSVFPKDSTEQDSFPLQSYRRFAPSGGALYPNELYVYLKVEGLPDGVYHYDVAHHSLVLLREGNFDSYLARALGNRCDISSCFGIVFVSTMFWKNFFKYNNFAYRLQGLDAGVLIGQLMEVSKRFGFASGVYFQFLDNAINHLLGLSELEESVYSVIPLSVEATIWSANGRDLYKNIISEELKQELPAIQPEHIERSLSVREYPMITAMNEASKLDSTSSFRVIVGREVPERVERTMALPQVKPLSYDLAEACGNRFSPDMDFNLGKVSQQQLATLLQEATASFSYRNDLDEAYRSNGPRVTIHSCLYNVEGISNGAYYYDSAKHILREICPGDHRLHLQTGMSLDNVNLLQVPLCLHVAGDKEFYKTELGYRGYRIQQMEAGMLVQRLLLAASALGMGGHPLLGFDANLSDELYKMNQKGKTSLIQIPIGPYRPRPWLRGSLHS
- a CDS encoding spore coat protein, translating into MATKELDLAMHEKLEVHEILLFKTSCLKKGTAMLELVKDKDLKKILKEDVEASTNSVKELSKILKKA
- a CDS encoding ATP-grasp domain-containing protein codes for the protein MNILLTSTARRIDFVGFFQDALKDAGIDGEIIAADPEYNAPSLQAGNENYVIPQQTDTNYMEAIIEICKKHHVDCLVPLNDWEVPDISAHKKELEELGVSVFAPDSNIVEKVRDKGKYQELLDPLDVKTPLSYFTVEDAKKALEKQEVSFPLIVKPRNGSASIGIEIIDNVEDMEFAYQHAVRKIKESPLDDATSKEPEDNVIIQEVIVGDKFSVDMFNDLNGRFLTCFARKQLGMRGGDIDRCITVNIPELTDIAQRLGESFGHAGYMNTDVYFNGTDYYVIDINPRFGGGYAFTHLAGADIPAAIIALTAGKEVQEAWLHQKPDIELARHDIVVPINKQKVRQALEE
- a CDS encoding nucleoside triphosphate pyrophosphohydrolase, giving the protein MTTYNKLVRDRIPEIIEDSGKDCKTETLNQDRYILELKKKLFEEVEEYQHAATKEDALEEIADLLEIINTLVKDVHGSSMEKVEEIRSLKAEKHGSYVEKVFLLEVED
- a CDS encoding TOMM precursor leader peptide-binding protein, coding for MSSFVLIVGEGGLAELVSNELSAHHQVIRKSNFEEGVPKNTDLALVLDDGWDPSVHQKAEEVLKKTGIPWLRGFVSFGEGIVGPLVRPGAAGCSQCADMRRLMGGRDRTEMWEVQQRPDVARGMGSDPWASSNGLLQMAYLIGVEVQNILQGEQAYSKGKVYLTDLKTLNSSWHSFLPNPLCPVCGELPDDSKALARISLQPSPKVSSNSFRCRPLDEMKEAIVKDYLDNRTGLLNSKMYDLVPPFADASVNLPMLAGDEGTAGRTHSYEESVLTAILEGVERHCGLGPRGKRTVVHDSFRNLENQALNPLKVGVHAKEQYAQRGFPFKSFDPDRSINWVWGYSLLEERPILVPELLAYYSVGHRSQGFIYETSNGCALGGSLEEAIFYGIMEVVERDSFLMTWYAKLNLPRLDPFTADDQELELMVERMRAVAGYDLYLYNSTMEHGIPSIWAMAKNRKEKGLNLICAAGAHLDPVRAVKSAVHELAGMMLNLDENFEENQEEYERMLHDSSLVRQMSDHGMLYGLPQAEERLSFLLDNNDPMRTFKEEFKWKSNHTDLTDDLQDILQVFRQLNLDVIIVDQSTPETIRNRLHCVKVLIPGMLPMTFGHHLTRLTGLERVLQVPMELRFTNKPLTPEQLNPYPHPFP
- a CDS encoding spore coat protein, with translation MATKTEKLNNIKEIIDDQTIATDLLLSAKSGVRSLAVAITETATPEVKKVLKKELEIAIDLHDKIAQFMIEKEMYHAYDIKEQVSQDLQNGKKALKIGG
- a CDS encoding M20 family metallopeptidase, which gives rise to MSDPIPLLEELIKIDSSTKAGANKAISYCEQWLTDHGLPVIKLENQGFHMLVCEIGQGDRTIVLNGHIDVIEAEERQFQPYIKDGKMYGRGAVDMKAGVAASMLAAAQLKDSDLTSRVMLQIVPDEETGGINGTKYLTEKGYLGDFIICGEPTNMGIAIQSKGVLQLDIIVQGKPAHGSRPWEGANAITKAISLYEEILELPFAQESTPMFNRPSINLAKIQGGTVYNKVPDLCEISLDIRYLPDQSPEDIVQQIQAITDSTVTTHMLNNPVKTKADNPYVEALGESIKRITQLEKVNIFGQHGSNDGQFFTEYGGSAVEFGPVGSDWHGENEMVDVDSVREYQEVLVDFILSLDDNYSKTHR